In Mus musculus strain C57BL/6J chromosome 9, GRCm38.p6 C57BL/6J, one genomic interval encodes:
- the Spa17 gene encoding sperm surface protein Sp17, producing the protein MSIPFSNTHYRIPQGFGNLLEGLTREILREQPDNIPAFAAAYFENLLEKREKTSFDPAEWGAKVEDRFYNNHAFKEQEQVEKCEQELAKSSGREETPVTPFEESTEEEREQEEAAALKIQSLFRGHVAREEVKKMKSDKNENLKEEADN; encoded by the exons ATGTCGATTCCTTTCTCCAACACCCACTACCGAATTCCACAAGGATTTGGAAATCTTCTTGAAGGGCTGACACGGGAGATTCTGAGGGAGCAACCGGACAATATACCAGCTTTTGCCGCAGCGTATTTTGAGAACCttctagagaaaagagaga aaACCAGCTTTGATCCAGCAGAATGGGGGGCTAAGGTAGAGGACCGCTTCTATAACAACCACGCATTCAAG GAACAAGAACAAGTTGAGAAATGTGAACAAGAATTAGCTAAGTCatctggaagagaagaaacaCCAGTCACTCCCTTC GAGGAGTCtactgaggaagaaagagaacaggaggaGGCGGCTGCTCTCAAAATCCAGTCCCTCTTCCGGGGACACGTGGCTAGAGAAGAGGTAAAGAAGATGAAGTCAGATAAGAATGAGAATCTGAAAGAAGAGGCAGACAATTGA
- the Spa17 gene encoding sperm surface protein Sp17 isoform X1, with the protein MSSTIPNTGPGETMFVKILINPPNSGRAPMRGRGQGRGVVLRSGRGLGGSTYRAPPSSLQYAKPSAARRGAAQGAPLPASVVKKKRKKKKEKKKRLPSNEIKHWNHPHQLEEKEEEQEQVEKCEQELAKSSGREETPVTPFEESTEEEREQEEAAALKIQSLFRGHVAREEVKKMKSDKNENLKEEADN; encoded by the exons ATGAGCAGCACTATCCCAAACACAGGCCCCGGGGAAACCATGTTTGTGAAGATCCTGATTAACCCGCCGAATTCAGGAAGAGCCCCTATGCGGGGGCGGGGACAGGGCAGAGGCGTGGTCTTGCGTAGTGGGCGGGGCCTGGGAGGGTCTACCTATCGGGCCCCACCCTCAAGCCTTCAGTACGCGAAACCATCAGCGGCGCGGCGCGGCGCGGCGCAGGGCGCTCCCCTCCCGGCCTccgtagttaaaaaaaaaagaaaaaagaaaaaagaaaaaaaaaaacggttaCCCAGCAACGAGATAAAACACTGGAACCATCCGCACCAgcttgaagagaaagaagag GAACAAGAACAAGTTGAGAAATGTGAACAAGAATTAGCTAAGTCatctggaagagaagaaacaCCAGTCACTCCCTTC GAGGAGTCtactgaggaagaaagagaacaggaggaGGCGGCTGCTCTCAAAATCCAGTCCCTCTTCCGGGGACACGTGGCTAGAGAAGAGGTAAAGAAGATGAAGTCAGATAAGAATGAGAATCTGAAAGAAGAGGCAGACAATTGA